DNA sequence from the Lagopus muta isolate bLagMut1 chromosome 23, bLagMut1 primary, whole genome shotgun sequence genome:
CAGCAGCATTCACTGCTTCCTTCCAGATCAGCGATAAAGACATCGACCGCAGCGCGGCTCCCCCAGGCGTGCGCCCGGACAGCGGCAGCTCCTGATTGCAATCACTTTGGGGGATCTCCTGCTGACCCAGTTGTTAATCCACCGAGCAGGGACTGATGCTGGTGGGAGGGGAGCAGTAAGCGGGGTGGGGGgcatcagcacagccccatccacCTCCCCAATCCCAACAGCCCCAcatgctgcacagcactggggtGGCACCGCTGCCCCGCAGGGCCGTTCCCACAAACCAGCGCTATGATTCAGCTGCCGGGAAGcgcagtgtggggctgggctgaggGGGCCGTGGCACCGCGTAGCAGCGCAGGATGGGACCTGCCGGGGCCCCGCTTCCTGGGCAGCCAAAACCCCGAGCAAGGAGGGAAGCGCGgaacttccttttccttccctgcagagccGCGTGGCTGTCAGTGCACGGCTCTGCTGGGGCGCTGCCCGCAGCCCCATCCCAGGGCGCAGCTCTGTATCACACTGTGCTGACGCAGGCTTTGCTCACCGGGGCCGCCCATCGCGGTGCAGGTGACGCTGGCGGTGTCGCCTCCCATCACGGGCTCAGCCCTCCCCAGGGGTCGCAGCGCTGAGCTCCCAGGAGGGGGTGCAATGGTCCATCAGCCCACAGCCTGTAACCCGGCCACCCTTATGCCGATACAAGGCCCAACCCCACCTGTGCACCCACCCCCAGCTGACAGCACCAGGCTGCCTCCAGATAGGAATAAAGGGATTTGGGCTCCTTACTGCCGTCCCAGagagggctgcaggatggggctgcGGTGCTCCAAGGGGATGGGGAGGGGTGCTCAAtgcagggcagagcacagctgtgcagcttcCACTCACCCCCGAGGCAGTGAAGGCTCGGCTGCTCCGACACTACAGCAATGCAGGCTCTAATGAGCTGGGATGGTTAATTAGTCAGTGTCAATTTATGTTAATTAGCTGAAGGAGTTGAGAGACTGATTCCTCTGCCACCTGGCTGGCACCGGAGCACCGGgctgctgcaaaacaaaaccaggaatCGGGCTAAGGaaaaggctgcagtgctgccccgGGGCTCTGTGTGCCCAGCGCTGGGGAGAGGCCATGCTGGAAGTGCAGACATCCTTTTCTCACCCACCTGTGCACCCGCACACAAATGCACTCATGCAGCCAAGCACAAGATGCAGCCGTGCCcctgtgcacacacagctgcaggaagctgagCTCACAGCATTGCTGTGAGCCccgggaagggggggggggggggggaatgacGTGGGAGGGGTGAGCAGGACAGGGGCACGGCGTGGGGCAGCCATGCTGGAGTGCAGCCATGAGGTTTCCTGCGGATGATTCACGCTCTTCCTCCACTTTACTGCCCTACAACCGTGGCTGCACCACACAGGAAGCCACAGGGATTTCCAAAAGGACTCAGAAGTGTTCTGGCCTcgctgctgcttcctctccccATCCTGCACCCAAAGAGATCCTTCTGGCCCTCCCGGCGCCGCAGGATCTGGCTGCAGCCCCCCTCCCACCACCACTCTGCCCCTCGGCTGCGTTCCCATGGCCCccacccacagctgcagcccaacacagagctgtgagcacCGCCCCGTGCTGCTGCCCTTCGCCCCGCAGCCACATCAGGCACAGCCGGGGCTTTGGCTCCTCATCCTGCTCAGCTTTCGGCCCTTTCCAAACCCCTCCAACACAGGGGAGCTGCACACGCTggcaggcacagctctgtgggGCACCGTTGCTGCTGTCTGGGTGCTCCGGGGGGGCAGTGCCTGCAGATTTGTCtcattttacaagaaaatgcagtgaCACCACAggtgggagcagccccagccctgcagcgtCCCCAccgtgctgctctgctgcagggctgcacctACAATAGGAGCAGAGCCGGACGCAGCGCAGTGCTGTGTAggtgctgcccagcactgcacaccttTAATGCACCACATCAGCTGTGCAAATGCACCAGATTTAAATCAGCCAAACGAAGCAGGAATCCGCTGACCTCACAGCACCTGCAGCGGTGGGACCACAGGCAAACCCCAAGCtgtcccccaccccacagcccccagctcccACACGCTGGGGCTCGCAGCCATCTGGCCGTGCTGTATTAAtgcagaggagaagaaatgagGTCAGGGCTGCAGCGGTGGCTGGGCTCATTGCTCTGCTGTGGGATCCGGCACGGCTCTGCTCCAAGCACCGCTGCTGGGGATGGCAGTGCGGGATTTGGGTTATCGCAGCTGAgccatcccagcactgcagccatccTGCCGGgccctctgcagagcagggctgctcagGGTGCCCGGCAGCAGCGAAGGGAGGGTGAGCAGACGCCCCACAGGCACCCGAATCCAGAGTGGGGCCAGGCGGTGCTCAGCCCTCCCCGGTGCGCACAGTGAGCGCTGCAATGCTGCGACGCCCCAGTGCACGTGAGCGTGTGCGCGTGTCCCTGGAGGCAGCGGGCtgcatttcatgcatttttcagGAGAAGAGGTTAGTGGGTCACTCCAGCACTGGAGgcttttctctctccagctgagctgctccGCTGCCAAAGCCGTGGGAGCGGCGGAGCTGCGCGGGGTGTGGAGCAGCGCGAGGGGCCAAACCGTGCAGCGTCACCGCAGCTCCCGGAGCTCAGCGTCCCCTCCGACCCCCAGCAGCTCCGGGAATTGGTTGCAGCTGAAATCGGAGGGATGCAGGCAGACCCACCCCACCCCCACCGCGCTGCGCGCCCTGATGGCGCTGCCCgtgtgcagcactgagctgcggGATCGCGGTGTGCGGGGCTGCGGGTGcggctgcaggagggctgcgtGGTTAAAGGTTAACGTAGGGACAAAGGCGGGATGGGACGGCTGCGAGACTGCAAACAGCCGGGGCCGATAAAGGGGGGAATGGGGCCGCTCCCCACCGCGCCGCCGCTGCGCACTGTGCCGCGGGACGGACACGCGGGGTTTGCAGCGGGACGGGCGCCGGCAGCCCCGCCAGGATGGGCTGAACCCGATCGCGGGACGAAGCCGCGCCACGCTGTACAGTGGCGACGGCTCTGTGTCCCCTGCTCCTGTCCCAGCGATGCAACCCAGCGGGACGCCCGCCCCGCAGCAGCAGAGCCGTCACAGCGCCACAACCCCGTCCCCGTTCTCCTCCCCCCCGTCCCCGCTCAGCCCTCCGCCCCCATCCCCGTTGGGATGCCGCCGCCGCCGAGCAGCGGTTGCCATGGTTACGGCCATGCAAGTCTGGGCGAAATGCATCTGCGGTGCAGCGCGGGTGGGGGCGGGGAGGACCCTGCAGCCCCCGGCACCGCCGCGGCCCCCACCCGACACCCGACCCCGGCCCGCGGCCGCCGGCCCCATCCCGGCGTCTTTGTTCGGAGCCGTGGCGGagggcggggggcgcggggggcGCAGGCCGACTGAGCGCCCCGATGGGCTCCGAGcccccgctgcccccccccTCGCCTCACACCGGGGTCTCCGGATGCCGCGGGCCCACGGGCAGAGCCCGATCCGCGGCCCCGGGAGCTCTATCGGTTCTGCTCTGTGGCGGAGGGGAATTCTGCTCCTGGCAATGAAGCAATCCAGGCGGGGACAGCAGGGGATCGGGGAAGGAGGGGATTTCTGATGGAAAGTTGCGGACGATCCCAGCTGCCCGTGTGTTTTCCCACCGCGCTCCTCCCGCAGCTGCCCAGAGGATCGAGCTCCCGTcccccccagtgctgctgtgctgggaattGCACCCGGGGCTGCACCAAGAAATGCACCGACAGCCGCATCACAGCGCTGCAGCTGCCCGTCCCTCGCTGCGAGAagccccgcagccccacatcttacagccccgcagccccgcagcccttCCCCCACGCCTCCCCGGCCTCTCTCTGCCCGGCCGTCAGATGTTGCTGAAAGGGAACAATGCGACGTATTGTCTGTCCCTGCTCGCAGGCATCAAAACCCAGCAGCGCAACAAAAAGACACATTGACTGCCCGGGAGAAAGGGGCCCATACATCGCCAGCGCTGGGGGCAGGGACTGCAGCATCCCAGCGCTGCTTTCCTGTCCCCGGCCCGGTCACCGCCGTCCATCCCCGGGGGTGCAGCAGCCATCTGCCGGGACCGAGGGTCGGCCTTGGGGTCTGCACTGGTGGTGGCAGGATGGGAAAGCGGGCTGCGTTTGTACGGGATGCACAGGACCTGTGCTGCCGTGCCTGTGCTCAGTCCATGCCAGTTGCATgcaggaccccatagggatccatagggatGGTGGCACTGTGGGCATCACCACCCCACTCCAGGATCCCTTTGGGCACGGGTGGGGAGAGATGGGGAGCCGAGCCCAGCCGGGAGCTGCACCACAACCCCACTCTGGTCCCCGTGGCGGGGTTGGACCCAGCACCACCTCCAGCTTCCTCACCGCACTGCTGGCTGCGGGCACCTCCGGAGGAAACGGGATGGGAAAAGCTGCGCTTGGACAGAGAGATGCTTTTGTTTCCATTATAAACTTCCCTTCCAGTGAGGATGGAGCTCCGAAGCGCACtctcagccctgctctcagccACCTCCATCGGGACTCAGCCTTCCCCCTCCACACAACGCTGGTGGCACCCTGCGCTCATCACATGGCCAAATGGGCACCCGTGGCTCAGGGTCGGTGAGCCCTTAATCTGCCCCCAATGGTTGGGACGTGAgaggggtggctgtggggatgGGCGCTGTgatgggcacagctgtgctgcccgTCCAGAGCTGCGATCCCAGGAAATGGGGAGTGGGAAATGGGAAATGGGAAATGGGGTACGGCAGGACGGGGGGATGCGAGGAGGATGTCAGCAAAGTGAAAAGCAGCCCCAGAAATAGAAGACGCAGTTACACAAGGCACTGGTTGCCATGGGATCTTCACAACCAAAAATGACGGGCCTCTGGCAAATACAAGAACGGGCCCTTTTATGTGTTTCTATGGGAAGTCAGCACCTCGCTGCAGCCTCCAGGGCTGGAGCATTTCCCAGGGCAGGACAGATTCGGAACCGgctctgggagagcagcagggacccgtccccacagcacagaacaaGGGGATGCGGTCACCCAGGGTGGGACGACAGTAATGGAAGCCCTGAGCAGACCCCCGCTGGGGCCCAGGACCCCTattccctgcaggcagcaggcgGGGGCTCAGCAGCGGGTCACAGGTTTGGAGGTGGCAGATGTCTGCTCATAGGAGGCACAGAAAAGCCCTCATCACCACCTCCCCCTCCTGTCCACGCTGATCCCTTCCCCTTGAAGTCCCCTGATCCACACCAGGCAGCTTTTTCTCCTGTATCTGGATACAGCCCTGTGGGCCAGGCAGTGAGAGCTGGGGAGCACGCAGACGTGGTGACACGCAGTGACACGAGGTGACACACGGtgcagcagcccacagcccccCCCATGAACTCATTGCAGCCATGGGAtgcacagcactgacagcagccaTCCCCGTCCCTCTGCGCTCTCCCTGCTGGAATTCTCCCCCCAGAAGAGCTCTAATTAGCTAATTCCTTCACTATTTATAAATCAATATGGAAATCCCTCTGCTTGATTCCCAGCACCATTGGCTGCCCCTGTTGGAGGGGCCCCACTAAGCGCCGCAGGGTGAGCGAGTGCTCCCTGATCCATCGGTCCGTGACAGTTGGTGTTGGggtgagcggggtgggggcacTCTGTGGGGTGGGGATGCCCCCTCCTGCGGCTGTCAGTGCTTAGCACCTAAATTAATAACCAGCAAGAGGTTTAAGTAGGTCTGGAAAGTGGAAAATAACATCAGCGAAGATCTCTCCTTCCCGAGGCCCTCTGGGCAGGAGCAGACAGATTTGGCTGCCTGTCCATCTGCTGGGGAGCAAACTGCCCCGTAATCTGCAAATCCTCACTGCTTCTCGATGCCCAGGAGGTGGAACGGGGCTCTCGGGCTCAGTTTGTGCCACAGCTTTGCAGGAGAAAGAGGATTTCAAGGAGAGATGGGGCTGAGAGCAACGTGTGCTGCTGAGATGAAAGCCACCAGGAAAGCACAGGTGggattttctgcctttcttctggTGCTGAAGGGGGGCTGCGCTGCGACCTGCGGTCACACTGAGCATCACCTCCCACCCCTTCAGCTCCGCGCTCCGATGGCAGGGCAGCGGCGCTGAGAAGAGTTTCCTCCCCTccaccaaaacacagcagagatggTCAGCAGCCCCAACCCTGGGACCCCATCCTGGTCACCCACAGAACGGCCTCACAGCTCCTCCAACCCTCCATGGTGGGAGCAGACAGGTCAGGACCGGGGTTCTCCATTTGGGGGCTGTGCTCCCTGATGGGCactgagctggagctggagaacAAATGCCACAAGGCTCAATGTGTTCAGGCTCTGATTCAATGGGCTCAGCCCAAAGCGAGCAGCCTCCCTGGGCTCAAAACCCAAGAATTGGAATGCTGCatggctccagcagcagcagctgcccggTGACTGGCTGAAGGCTTCATCAACTGGCACCCAAAAGTCAATCAGGAAGATGCTGCCTGTTTTAATGAACAGAGAAAATTTGCACAGAGATGATGTGCGccggggggaggagggaggctgGAGACAAAACATGACCTTGTTGGTGGAAGCAACAGCGgcacattgttttcttttccacccCCTGGAGATGGTGGCCTTGATGCTGCGGGGTGCAGCTGGGGTTGGGGGCTGGAAccgggtgctgggtgctgtggttGGGGGCTGGGGTTTCAGGACTGGGATTGGGTGCTGGGGTTGGGACTGGGAGCTGGGGTTGGGTGCTGGGTCTGTTTCTTGCATCTTAGTGCCAGGGGCTCTCCCAGTCTCTGGGGGCTCTGGTGCAGCTTTGGTTCACCACACAGCTGTGGCCCCACCATCACACTTTGGGGACCCCCTGTCAGAACCACAGTGCCTGCATGCCAAGTGAGCTGAGCACCCCGGGGTGCCCTGCCCAAAGCACTGCAGGGCCCCAGTCTGTGCCAGCCCAGTTCTGCTCTGGTGCTTTGATTGTGGCCATGGTGCACTGCAGGGGACTGACCTGGTGGACATCACTTTCGTCACTCTTCTCCTAAACTGCCCATTTCCGGGAAAcgagaaaagaaagcaaaaaataaaaccaccGGGTCGTATGGGGGGAGCTGGGGTGTAACTTCTGGTACCGTCCCAGAGGGAACTTCCGGAGGGGCAgatggggccggggggggggagCGGCGCCCCGGGACGGTGGGGACACGACAAGAAGGTGATGGGGCCGTCCTGGGGGGCGACGGAGCTGTGACAAGAGGGGACCCTCCAAGAGTCATCCCCgctccccttccccacccccccttcctcccccccccgtcgggggctgctggctgccgTCAAGCACCTCCGACCCCACCGGGGCGGTGGCTCAGCCGTGTCCCCCGCCCCCGGGGCGGTCTCGGCGCAGCGTCCCGCCCTCTCCCCGCTCTTTATtacggcggcggcggggggctcTGCCCACTGCCTCTCGGCGCCGCTCGCACCGCCGCggcggggggtgggggggtccGCGCCGCACCATGGGCAGCCAGGGCTCGAAGGCGGCCAAGGCGGAGGGCAGCGACCCGCCGGGGGGGCACGCAGCCGTCACCGAGCCCTCCAAAGCCAACGGGCAGGTAGGGAGCGGCGGGGGCCCCGTGGGGGCGGGCGGACAAAGGCGGCAGcggtggggaggagggagggaggaaagaaggaagaaaggaaggatggagaggaggggagggggaggctGTGAGCTCGGGGGGCACCGAGCGATGCGGCGCCGCCCGCTGCCCCCGAGCCGCGCCCCGGTACCGCGCGGGGCTCCGTCCGCGGCCGCGCCCCGGGGGTGGGAATGAGCGGGGACGGAGCGCGGGCGCCGCCCGGTGGCAGCGCGGGGACCCCCTCCCGGTGGGACCCCATTTCCCCCCGCGCATCGGTTCGGCGGCCCCGCGGCTGAGGGATGCGGGCTGGGGGTCCCGGCCGTGCCTAACGCCGCGCTGCTCCCGCAGGAGAACGGCCACGTGCGGCTCAACGGGGACATGACGCCCAAAGCGGGGGGTGACCCGACGCCCCTCAACGGCGCCGGCTCCGCCGAACCCCCCCGGGAGGACGGCACGGGCGGAGCGGGCGGTGAGGACACCATCGAGCCGGCACCGCCCGCGGACGGCGGGGAGGCGAAGCCCGAAGGCGCCGCGGCCCCCAAAGACACCcccaagaagaagaagaagttCTCCTTCAAGAAATCCTTCAAGCTGAGCGGGATCTCCTTTCGGAAGAACAAGAAAGACGACGGGGACTCCGCCGCGTCCTCACCCAcggaggagcagagcaaagcgGAGCCCAAAGCCGAGGAGGACCCCGCGGGCGGAGCCGCCCCCCAGGAGGAGCGGAGCGGCGAGGGGCAGAGCGGGGCCGAGCCCAAGGGGCCCGACGGAGGCCACGGCGCGGAGGAGGAGAAGCCGCCCGCGGAGAACCGGGGGGACGCGGCCGCCGCCCAGCAGCCCCCCGAGCCCACGGCGGCTGAgcccgcggcggcggcggagcagAAGGAGGAGTAGAGCGCCGCGCTCCCCTAAGACTTCTTGTCCCTTCGGCCCTGCGACCCCGCGCACGGACTCTGCCGTTCCCGCACCGCCCAGCCGACGCTCAACTGACAGCTCCCCCCGCCAggcccttctcccccccccgGCGCCGCTCGGAGCTGCC
Encoded proteins:
- the MARCKSL1 gene encoding MARCKS-related protein, which gives rise to MGSQGSKAAKAEGSDPPGGHAAVTEPSKANGQENGHVRLNGDMTPKAGGDPTPLNGAGSAEPPREDGTGGAGGEDTIEPAPPADGGEAKPEGAAAPKDTPKKKKKFSFKKSFKLSGISFRKNKKDDGDSAASSPTEEQSKAEPKAEEDPAGGAAPQEERSGEGQSGAEPKGPDGGHGAEEEKPPAENRGDAAAAQQPPEPTAAEPAAAAEQKEE